The genomic stretch CCTTAGCAGCCAGTTCACTGTTCCCCCAGTCCGATTCGAGAATGGCCTGAGCAATTGTGATGCTGGGGAGAACATGGTATTTTTCATACAAAATTTGGGCATGTCCGGACAGACTGTCTATAAATACTTGCTGTTCATCGATTTCTTCAGTTTCTTTGGATATTTCAATCGGTTTTGATAAAGTTGTCGCTAAAACAAACAGAGCTAGCGGAATCGATACAAGGAAAAATAGTGAAATCAAGAGTTTACGTTTTTTAAGTTTTTTACGGGCCATGAAAACCTTCCTTCGAATTAAAAGATTACGAATGTAAAAGAATCTACCTTTTAGAATTTTACTTGCACTTCTAATATTTTTCAATTCTTTAGGGATAAAGTTGGGAAAAGATTGCAAAATAAAAACCTTTTCGCTCAATGAAAAGGTTTTTACCATGTTTCTATTTTTGTAAATTTCTGAGTGCATTCCGATATTCCGTATCATTTATTACTTTATATGATTTGACAGTTGCCTTCGACAAACCTTGTGCTGAGACGGCCGGTTTTTCCGGAGCTGTTTTCGCTTTATCATGTGGTTTATGTGCCAGCTTGTGCCCCATTCCAGTGGCATTCATACAAAATGACAGGCAGACGAGCAGCACGCTAAGGATAAAAGAAATGAAGAAGAGATCATGATAAGCAGTCATCATAGAATCCTGTACCGAACCGCTTTGTCTGGCAGCATCTTTTTTCGTGAAAAAGCCGATGAGAATGGGAACTCCCATATAGACAAACAATCTTAAAAACTGAACAGCTGTCATTCTCTTGACCAAATCAGGCAGCGGGCCTCCCATGGCAGCTCCCATCAGCCCTGCGGCGACTGTCAGGCCTGTTCCCGCTGCAAGCATGATAAACAGTGCCGCGAACATATAAAGAGATGATCGATCCTGTATATGCAGCCATTGAAAATTCACAAAAACGAGAATGAGTCCGCCGATAATACCGAGCATCCCTGGTCCGACTTTATCGTATAACAGAGCGCTCAAAATGGCCGCGATCGCCACTCCGATTAAAAGAGTCAAGCTTAAAAGAATGAGATGCTCCTGAGAAATATCATACATTTGACGGAGCAAGCCTTGAAAAGCAGAAAGGCTGACAGCTACCGTTATCGTCCCTGCAGCTATGATCAATAAGCCGAGCACCGGTTTTGGCAGCAGCATCAGTTTAATAGATATGAAGGGGTTTTTCACTTTATATTCCACAATCAATAGACCAATGAGCAAACATAACGTCACCCCGAAACCAATCCATACATAACCCGATGACAGCCCCCATTTTTGCAGAAAAATGAATGAAACCGCTGAGGCTGCGGCAAGGAAGACAGATAAAAGAATTCCCGCACGATCAAGCGGCTGTTCTTGATCCGCCGCTCCGTGATGCTCATCATGAAGAAAGAAATAGCTCACCGCGACACCGATCAGGGACAAGGTGCCAAAGATGAAAAACAGCCATCTCCAATGCCCGCAGCTTGTTGCAATGGTTCCCAGGATTGTACCGATGATAACAGAACCATAGAATCCCCCGATCAGCACAAGCAGTGCATAGTTCCTGCGTTCAATCGGGAATGACAGTACAAGCATTGGAATCATAATCATCAGCATGACGCCTGTTGCCGCCCCTTGTAAAAAGCGCCCTGCCGCCATCAATGCAATATCGCCTGAACATGCGATGAGCAGTGAGCCTAGTATAAAGACAGGTAATGAAGCCAGATAGACGGGACGAGCACCGAATTTTTTCCTCAGCAGCGGTCCTGCCGGAACTAACAAGGCAAAGGCCATATTGCCGATCAATATCGGATTTACTGATGTAAAGACACTTGTTCCAACCGTTTTCTGAACAAGGCCTTGAACTGACGACAATGCCGTGTTAGACATCAATCCCGGCCCGACCGCTAAGACGGCGAGCAAAGAAATCACCCAATAGTGTTTTGTCTTCATGTTGTCATCCCTTCCTATATGAATACATGCGAAACACATCATTTTTTGAAAACAAAAGAAGCTAATAGATTTTGCATACCATTAGCTTTCATTCTAATATTCTCCCTTTCAGGGGAAATGATATTATTTTATTATAATTATGTGAATGAATGAGCATATAATCAAATATTATTTCAAATCGATTGTGTTTTGTCAATGGAGTAAATTTCAAGCACAACATAGAAAGCTTGAAAGCTTTTCCCCGATATTGTGTCTAGAACTGCACTTATGAATCCCTGCTCGTTCCCTCAAGCGAATTAAAGCAGGCCGTTTTAATCCTTTCAATCCACTATTCCAACTAATAAACTCAAATAAGTTGGTGATAAGACAACATTTTACCCCCACATTTTTTTGTGTTCACTGGGCGTTTGCCGCCTCTAAATTGTATATGGGTAAATACCATGAATTAACCTATGAAATACCAATGTAAGGGAGGCAAAAACGAATGGAACTGTATGAGTGTATCCAAGACATTTTTGGCGGCTTGAAAAATCCATCGGTTAAAGATTTAGCAACGTCTTTAAAACAAATTCCAAACGCAGCAAAATTGAGTCAACCGTATATTAAGGAACCAGACCAGTACGCTTACGGCCGAAATGCCATCTATCGAAATAATGAATTGGAAATTATCGTGATTAACATTCCGCCAAACAAGGAGACAACAGTACACGATCATGGTCAATCCATTGGTTGTGCAATGGTGTTAGAAGGAAAGCTTCTTAATTCTATTTATCGTTCAACCGGCGAACACGCAGAACTCTCCAATTCATACTTTGTCCACGAAGGAGAATGCCTTATTTCAACCAAAGGTTTAATTCACAAAATGTCCAATCCAACATCTGAACGAATGGTGTCTCTTCATGTCTACTCCCCTCCTTTGGAAGACATGACGGTCTTTGAGGAACAAAAGGAGGTATTGGAAAATTCATGATTGACAGATAAACTGCTCACTTTGACTTCACTCAACTGGAGGATTCAGAGAATGAAACCTTTTCCTCAAAACAAAAAAACCCTTATCGAATAAGGGTTTAAAGGTATGGAGCCAAGGGGGCTCGAACCCCTGACCTCTACGCTGCCAGCGTAGCGCTCTCCCAGCTGAGCTATGGCCCCGTATGTAACGTCATGTTTATTATAGATGATTTTATTTTGAAAAACAAGCTGTTTCCTCTTGAATTGACAGAAAAAATAAGGCTCGGAAAAGAGCCTTATTTTTCGACTTACATCATGATCAAAAGTAAAATCACACCGAGAATAATTCGATAGATTGCAAATGGGACAAGTTTGATTTTGTTAATCAGCCTTAAGAAGAAACGGACGACAAACAGTGCGACCACAAAGGCACAGATAAAGCCGACGATGAAAAACGGCATCAGATCCGAACTTAAGCTGTCCCAATGCTTCACGAGGCTTAGAAAGCTGGCTCCCATCATGATCGGCATCGCCATAATAAACGTAAAGTCGGCTGCAGCTCGGTGGTTTAATCCGAGAATAACACCGCCGGAAATGGTTGAACCCGAACGCGAGAAACCAGGCCAAAGGGAAAGACATTGGAATAAGCCGACGGCTATCGCCTGTTTATAGGAAATGCGGTCGAGTGTGTCTGTCGCTGTTTTCCGTTTATTGACCCAGTCAGCAAAAAGCATGAGGATTGCCCCGGCAATTAAACCGATGGCCACAGTTTTAACGGAAAATAAATATTCATCAATGTAATCTTCAAACAAAAAGCCGAGAACAGCTGCAGGCACGAGTCCGACGGCAATTTGGGCAATGCTTAATTTATGTCCCTGCTCCTGGTCGCTTGTAATATTTTTTTTCAAGCCCAGTAAATTTAAAATTCGGTCTTTAAACACGATAGCTACTGCTAAAATGGAGCCTAGCTGAATAACCACCTTGAATGAGTTAGCAGCTTCTTCTGACATCAGATTACTTGATTTTAGCCAGATGTCGTCTACTATGATCATATGTCCTGTCGAAGAAACCGGCGCGTACTCTGTTAATCCTTCTACGATTCCTAAAATGGCGGCTACAAACAATTCCCATAGAGTCATGATTTTGATTCTCCCCATTAGACATTTATTTTTTTACATAACGGGAGCTTCCCATAAATGGAAAGCCCGTCTTATATAACTATAAACGAAAATCACACTTTATGCCCCGGCGTATTTTCATTTTTTTCTTCATCGTATAAATGTGACTGCATTTTAAACCAGTCAAATAAATGTGTCGTAATGACTTTGGCAACCGCATAGCCGGGAATCGCAAGAATGATTCCAACAACGCCAAACAGCTTGCCGGCTGTTAACAGCAGAAAAATAATCGTAATCGGATGGATGTGAAGGTTTTTTCCCATAATTTGCGGAGAGATCAGCTTCCCTTCAATCAGCTGAACAATCGTCCAAACGATCACCAGCTTAAGCAGCATGAGCGGCGATGTCACTATGGCAATGATAATCGCAGGCGTAATGGCAATCGTTGGCCCTAAATATGGAACGATGCTTGTGCAAGCCGCAATGACTGCAAGCAATGAAGCATAATCCAGCCCGATAATCAAATAACCGATAAACAGCAAAAACCCGATACAGAAGCTGACAATGATCTGGCCTCTGATATAAGAGCTTAACCGATGATTCATTTCGCTTAAGACTGTATATGTCTGTTCTTTCAATCGAGTCGGCACAAACTTCAGTATGTAGACCGGTAATTTTCTTCCGTCTTTTAGCAAATAAAATAGAATAAACGGAACCGTGACGATCGAAATGATAATCTCAGTCAGTGCGCCGATAAAATTCCCAACACCGGTAAAGGTGCTGTTCACGATCGTCGCTGCCTGATCCGAAACCTTTGTAGCAAGATCAGATATATTAATGTTCATCGTTTGCTGGGCCTGATTGACGAAGTTGCTGCCAATCAGCTGTTTCGTCTGATTTTCTACGACGTCCACATATCTCGGGATATTGTCAATCAAACTCATAATTTGTTCTTTTAAGAAGGGAATGATCGACACGATCGTGATCGTGATCAGCCCGATAACCAATAGGTATAGCAGCAATATAGAATAGATTCTTCTTATTCTTCTTCTCTCCAGAAAATCGACGACTGGGTTTAACAGATAAAAAACAATGCCTGTCAAAATAATCGGAAGTGATATCGTTTTGAGCAGAACAATAATCGGGGTGAAAATAAATGATGTTTTTGTAAATACTAGAATATTTAAACCAATCAGCAGCAGCACAAGCAAAAATAAAACAAACTTATTATCCAAGAAGAATCGCTTGAATCTGCCGCTCCATGTTTGCAACGTCTCCACTATCGTTCCTCCGTCATACATAGTTTAATTAAATTGTACACTATCGTCCCTATAATGAAAAATAAAAACCGTTAATTGCTGGAAAAGCTTTCTCGGTTTTAACATTCTATTTATATCTATCATGTGATTTTGTTCTTTTTAAGCTATAATTTAGCTATATCATGCAAAAGGAGCGATACGAGTGATACGTTTTGCAATAATAGGAACCAACTGGATTACAGACCGCTTTCTTGAGTCAGCAGCGGATATCGAAGATTTTCAGCTGACTGCTGTTTATTCAAGATCGGCTGAACGCGCTGGCGAGTTTGCTGCTAAACACAACGCTGCGCATGCCTTCTCAGACCTTCAGGAAATGGCGGCGAGCGATTGCTTTGATGCCGTATACATAGCGAGCCCGAACGCTCTTCACAAGGAACAAGCCGTTCTCTTTATGAACCATGGCAAGCATGTGCTTTGTGAGAAGCCGTTTGCTTCGAATACAAAAGAAACAGAAGAGATGATCTCAGCGGCTAAGGCAAACGGCGTTGTTCTCATGGAAGCAATGAAGACCACTTTCCTGCCGAATTTCAAAGAACTGAAAAAACACCTGCATAAAATCGGCACTGTCCGCAGATTTACCGCAAGCTACTGCCAGTATTCCTCACGATATGACGCGTTCAGAAGCGGAACTGTTTTGAATGCGTTTCAGCCTGAGCTTTCCAATGGGTCATTAATGGATATTGGCGTCTATTGTATTTATCCGGCTGTTGTGTTGTTTGGCGCGCCGAAGGATGTAAAAGCAAACGGATATGCTTTATCCTCCGGAGTGGACGGAGAAGGAACTGTCATTCTGTCTTACGACGGGTTCGAAGCTGTTCTGATGCATTCCAAAATCTCTACTTCCTATGCCCCGGCTGAAATCCAGGGTGAAGACGGGACGATTGTAATCGATACGATTCACCGGCCTGAACGTGTTGAAATCCGCTACCGGGACGGCCGCCTTGAAAACATCGCGATCCCTGATCCTAAACCGGCGATGTTCTATGAAGCAGAAGAATTTGTCACGCTTATAAAAGAGAATAAGCTGGAATCTGAAGAAAATACATTTGAACGGTCTTTGACCACCGCAAAAATTATGGAAGAAGCAAGAAAGCAAATGGGGATTGTATACCCTGCTGATCAAGCTTAAAAAAATCCGCCCGCGTGCAAATGCCGCGGCGGATTTTTTATTAGACAATCGGAGAAGATGCCTTCCTTTTTAAAAGCACCTGTTGCTCATATTCTTTGATGTCATAAAGCCATGCCTCTTTTACCGGAACGCCCATTTGCTCACAGTAGGAATCCCAGATGGCTCCGAAAGGATATGTTTTGAATTCCTCCATCAGGGCCAGCCTTTCTGTATAGCGGCCCTCTTCCTGCAATTGTTTTAAATATCCGTTCGGGAGAAGCAGGGCATACAATAAAGCTTTGATCATATTTCTCGTTCCGATGGTCCAGGCGGCTACACGGTTAATGCTGGCATCGAAAAAATCCAGACCGATGGCTACCTTCTCAAGAGCATGATTTCGTACAATTTCAAGAGCGATTTCTCTCAATTCATCATCCAAAACCACTACATGGTCGCTATCCCAACGAACAGGCCGCGATACGTGCAAGGCAAGCTTGTCTGTGTAAAGCAGCATGGACGAGATCTTGTTTGATACCGTCTCAGTCGGATGGAAATGGCCTGTATCAAGTAAACAAAGCTTATGATTCGTCAAAGCATAAGCTAAATAAAATTCATGAGATCCGACAACATATGATTCGGAGCCAAGCCCGAACAGCTTGCTCTCGATTGAATCAAGATTATGTTGTTCACTGATCTCCTCTGAGAAGATCCGATCCAGTGATTCTTTTAGTCTTTTACGCGGTGTCAGCCTATCACTCGGGATATCCTTATAGCCGTCGGGAATCCAAATATTCGTCAAGCAAGGTGTTCCTAATTCTTTCCCGAAGTATTCCCCGATACGGCGGCAAGCGATGCAATGCCTGATCCAAAATTCTCTGATGTCCGGATCAGGGTGTGAAAGGGTGAGTCCGTCAGCCGCTTTCTCATGCGAAAACAAGGTTGGATTAAAATCTAAACCGAGACCAAGGTTTTTTGCCCATTTCACCCAGTTTTCAAAATGCTGCGGCTTCAATTCGTCACGTTCTACCGCTTCCCTGTTTGTTTCTGCGTATATCGCATGCAGGTTTACGCGGTGCTTTCCAGGAATGAGAGAAAGAGCCTTCTCCAAATCTCTTCTTAATTCTTCAGGAGTTTGCGCTTTTCCGGGATAATTGCCGGTCACGTCAATTCCGCCTGAAAGCTCGCCCTTATTTACTTCAAAGCCTTCAATGTCGTCACCCTGCCAGCAGTGGATCGAAATGGGCACTTGCTCTAATTGCCGAAGCGCCTCTTCAACATCAATTCCCCATTTTTCATATGCCTGTTTTGCACTGTCATAATTGGCTTTTATGGTCATACGGCTCTCTCCCTTTATCAGTTTTTCAATCCAAATAAAAAACTTCCTTTAGATCTATCGCAACAGGACTGAAATCCGAATTTGTTTTCATTAATGGCGCCATCGATTTCCACCATCTTTGGCAAACTTCCGTGTCCGCCATCTTTCTCCATTTCTCTTCATCCTCTATTTCTAAATATGCAAAAAGCCTGCCTGTTTCCTCGTCTAGAAAAATGGAATAATGGTGTGCTCCATGAGCTTTGAGTGCTTCTGCCATCTCAGGCCAAATGTCATCATGCCGCTGTTTGTATTCTTCGTACTTGTCTTGATGGACAAACATGATACTGGCTTTTCTTTTCAAACCTTTTCACCTCTTCATCATTTAGATAGCGCTTTCAAAACAGTTTGCTGAAATGACTGAATGATCGTGCTTCTATCAATGTCTTTAGGTGTAAACACTTTGATCGGAAAGGAATTTCTGACGACTTGCCGGGCTTCTTTTATGTCTTTGACTTCTTTGGCAGCAATCATTTGCATCAAAAGATTTCCGGTGGCAGTTGCCTCTATCGGCCCTGCATATACCGCTTTTCCACTCATGTCTGCCGTTAATTGATTTAAGAAATCATTCCGGGCTCCGCCGCCGATGATATGAAATTGCTCGATCGGTTTTTCTGTGATTGTTTCGAGCTCTTTGATGGCTATCGCATAGATGATGGCTAAATTGCTGTAGATGCAGCAGGCAAGTTCGCCTGCAGTACGGGGAATCTTTTGGCGGGTTTGTCTGCAATAATGTTGTATTTCCTTTATCATGTTTTCTGGATTCAGGAAACGTTTATCATTTAAGTTTATAAATTGCTGGAATGGTTCTGTTTTTTTGGCTTCTTCTGCAAGCTGCTGAAAAGAATAATCTGCTTGTAGCTGCTGTTTGACTTCTTGTATCACCCACATGCCGATAATGTTTTTGAGAAAGCGAATGGTGTTGTTTGCGCCGCGTTCATTTGTATAGTTGTTTTCTAAAGCAAGATCAGTTATTATCGGTGTTTTGTTTTCAACCCCGATTAACGACCATGTTCCGCTGCTGATATACGCCCAGCCATCATTTACGCCTGGCGCCGCAATGACGGCCGAGGCCGTATCATGTGTTGCGACTGTCATCACCTTGCACGCCGGGAGATCATAATCCGGGAACCACTCATTTCTTAGCTTCCCGAGTTCACACCCCGGTTCAGTGAGCGGCGCAAATTGCTGTTCCAGAACAGACACGGCTTCAAGCAATTCAGGATCAAGATTTCCCGTTGAGACGTTTAAAAGCTGTGTTGTGGACACGTTTGTGATTTCCGTTACAGCTTTTCCGGTTAAACAATAGCCTAAATAATCAGGAATCATCATAATTTTGTCTGTCTTTTTCAGCAGCTCACGGTCTTCTTCAAACAATTGATAGATCGTGTTGAAAGGCTGAAATTGTATTCCTGTTTTTTGATAAATTGCGGCTTTTGAGAGGGTATGTTCCAGTTTGTCTATTGTGTGATCTGTTCTTCTATCACGGTAGGAGATTGCTTCCCGCAACCGATCGCCTTTTTCGTCCAGTAAGACATAATCGACTGCCCATGTATCAATGCCTACGGTGCAGTGTTCATACCCAAGCGTCTTTACTTTTTGCAGTCCTTGCAGGATTTGTTTTAGCAAATGATCAATATCCCATAAGCAATGCCCGTCTCTTTGACTGAAACCGTTAGCGAACCTGTGAATCTCTTGTATGTCAAGCTTCCCTTCATTCAGTTCACCTACCATGATTCTCCCGCTTGATGCGCCTACATCAATGGCAGTATAAATCATCCTTTCACCCTCTCTTCGAAAGAGGAACAGCTGTCACCTTCACCTTTTTGTCCTCAAGAGCTTTTACCGATGCCGGATCAAGTCCAGAATCCGTAATAAGGCGGCTGACATCTTGCAGCGAGGCGATATGTGAAAACTCGCGGTTCCCCCATTTGCTTGAATCGGCCATCAAAATGGTCTGGTCCGACCTTTCGATCATCCGTTTTTTGAGCAGCGCCTGCCACTCATTTGAATCACTCATCCCGTTGTGTACGTCAAATCCCTTACATGACAGAAAGGTTTTATTGACATGATAGGTCTCAAGTGAACGCTCTGCTAACGGGCCGGCAAATGATAATGATTTTTCCAGCAAAATGCCGCCTGTTGAAATGACTGATATGTTTTCTTTATTGCTGAGTTCAATAGCTGCTTTCATTGAGTTTGTAATCACGGTGAGCTCAATGTCAGGGAGTATTTTTGCCATGTACCAAGCGGTTGTGCTTGCATCGAGAATGATTCGGTCTCCGCTTTTTACATATTTGGCCGCTTCGTGAGCGATGGCTTTTTTTTCGATGACATTCGTGATTTCCCGTTCAGAAAAATGAATTTCTGATTCCTTCTGCTGAATACTGACCGCTCCTCCGTGGCTCCGGCTCAGTTTATGTTCTTTTTCAAGCTTTTCAAGATCACGCCGAATGGTTTCCTCTGTGACTGAAAAAATGTCACTTAATTCGGAAACGCGGATGCTTGAACGCATATTTACTATTTCCACTATTTTTTGCTGCCGTTCTGCTACTAGCATCGGTAACGCCCTTCCTCATATCGTAGTCCGTCTTATATTTTTATCATAGCATATATCTAACGCGTAAAAGCAGCAGGGACGCCGCCGTCTACCGTGATCATGCAGCCCGTTGTTTTTTCGGCTTTGGAAGAAGCGAAGAATGCAATGGCTTCGGCAATATCCTCCGGGTAAATATTGACGAGCAATGCTGTCCGTT from Bacillus subtilis subsp. subtilis str. 168 encodes the following:
- the rhaA gene encoding L-rhamnose isomerase (Evidence 1a: Function from experimental evidences in the studied strain; PubMedId: 10960106, 26712933; Product type e: enzyme), which encodes MTIKANYDSAKQAYEKWGIDVEEALRQLEQVPISIHCWQGDDIEGFEVNKGELSGGIDVTGNYPGKAQTPEELRRDLEKALSLIPGKHRVNLHAIYAETNREAVERDELKPQHFENWVKWAKNLGLGLDFNPTLFSHEKAADGLTLSHPDPDIREFWIRHCIACRRIGEYFGKELGTPCLTNIWIPDGYKDIPSDRLTPRKRLKESLDRIFSEEISEQHNLDSIESKLFGLGSESYVVGSHEFYLAYALTNHKLCLLDTGHFHPTETVSNKISSMLLYTDKLALHVSRPVRWDSDHVVVLDDELREIALEIVRNHALEKVAIGLDFFDASINRVAAWTIGTRNMIKALLYALLLPNGYLKQLQEEGRYTERLALMEEFKTYPFGAIWDSYCEQMGVPVKEAWLYDIKEYEQQVLLKRKASSPIV
- the yubA gene encoding putative integral membrane protein (Evidence 3: Putative function from multiple computational evidences; PubMedId: 15849754, 16385049, 16850406; Product type m: membrane component) — encoded protein: METLQTWSGRFKRFFLDNKFVLFLLVLLLIGLNILVFTKTSFIFTPIIVLLKTISLPIILTGIVFYLLNPVVDFLERRRIRRIYSILLLYLLVIGLITITIVSIIPFLKEQIMSLIDNIPRYVDVVENQTKQLIGSNFVNQAQQTMNINISDLATKVSDQAATIVNSTFTGVGNFIGALTEIIISIVTVPFILFYLLKDGRKLPVYILKFVPTRLKEQTYTVLSEMNHRLSSYIRGQIIVSFCIGFLLFIGYLIIGLDYASLLAVIAACTSIVPYLGPTIAITPAIIIAIVTSPLMLLKLVIVWTIVQLIEGKLISPQIMGKNLHIHPITIIFLLLTAGKLFGVVGIILAIPGYAVAKVITTHLFDWFKMQSHLYDEEKNENTPGHKV
- the uppP gene encoding undecaprenyl-pyrophosphate phosphatase (Evidence 1a: Function from experimental evidences in the studied strain; PubMedId: 15138271, 15849754, 16850406, 27528508, 27578312; Product type e: enzyme) yields the protein MTLWELFVAAILGIVEGLTEYAPVSSTGHMIIVDDIWLKSSNLMSEEAANSFKVVIQLGSILAVAIVFKDRILNLLGLKKNITSDQEQGHKLSIAQIAVGLVPAAVLGFLFEDYIDEYLFSVKTVAIGLIAGAILMLFADWVNKRKTATDTLDRISYKQAIAVGLFQCLSLWPGFSRSGSTISGGVILGLNHRAAADFTFIMAMPIMMGASFLSLVKHWDSLSSDLMPFFIVGFICAFVVALFVVRFFLRLINKIKLVPFAIYRIILGVILLLIMM
- the rhaB gene encoding rhamnulokinase (Evidence 1a: Function from experimental evidences in the studied strain; PubMedId: 16674975, 26712933; Product type e: enzyme), coding for MIYTAIDVGASSGRIMVGELNEGKLDIQEIHRFANGFSQRDGHCLWDIDHLLKQILQGLQKVKTLGYEHCTVGIDTWAVDYVLLDEKGDRLREAISYRDRRTDHTIDKLEHTLSKAAIYQKTGIQFQPFNTIYQLFEEDRELLKKTDKIMMIPDYLGYCLTGKAVTEITNVSTTQLLNVSTGNLDPELLEAVSVLEQQFAPLTEPGCELGKLRNEWFPDYDLPACKVMTVATHDTASAVIAAPGVNDGWAYISSGTWSLIGVENKTPIITDLALENNYTNERGANNTIRFLKNIIGMWVIQEVKQQLQADYSFQQLAEEAKKTEPFQQFINLNDKRFLNPENMIKEIQHYCRQTRQKIPRTAGELACCIYSNLAIIYAIAIKELETITEKPIEQFHIIGGGARNDFLNQLTADMSGKAVYAGPIEATATGNLLMQMIAAKEVKDIKEARQVVRNSFPIKVFTPKDIDRSTIIQSFQQTVLKALSK
- the rhaM gene encoding L-rhamnose mutarotase (Evidence 1a: Function from experimental evidences in the studied strain; PubMedId: 15576793, 15876375, 26712933; Product type e: enzyme), giving the protein MKRKASIMFVHQDKYEEYKQRHDDIWPEMAEALKAHGAHHYSIFLDEETGRLFAYLEIEDEEKWRKMADTEVCQRWWKSMAPLMKTNSDFSPVAIDLKEVFYLD
- the iolU gene encoding scyllo-inositol dehydrogenase (NADP+-dependent); biofilm formation (Evidence 1a: Function from experimental evidences in the studied strain; PubMedId: 12450853, 28043209; Product type e: enzyme), whose amino-acid sequence is MIRFAIIGTNWITDRFLESAADIEDFQLTAVYSRSAERAGEFAAKHNAAHAFSDLQEMAASDCFDAVYIASPNALHKEQAVLFMNHGKHVLCEKPFASNTKETEEMISAAKANGVVLMEAMKTTFLPNFKELKKHLHKIGTVRRFTASYCQYSSRYDAFRSGTVLNAFQPELSNGSLMDIGVYCIYPAVVLFGAPKDVKANGYALSSGVDGEGTVILSYDGFEAVLMHSKISTSYAPAEIQGEDGTIVIDTIHRPERVEIRYRDGRLENIAIPDPKPAMFYEAEEFVTLIKENKLESEENTFERSLTTAKIMEEARKQMGIVYPADQA
- the yubD gene encoding putative efflux transporter (Evidence 3: Putative function from multiple computational evidences; PubMedId: 15849754, 16850406, 22720735, 28248504; Product type t: transporter), whose translation is MKTKHYWVISLLAVLAVGPGLMSNTALSSVQGLVQKTVGTSVFTSVNPILIGNMAFALLVPAGPLLRKKFGARPVYLASLPVFILGSLLIACSGDIALMAAGRFLQGAATGVMLMIMIPMLVLSFPIERRNYALLVLIGGFYGSVIIGTILGTIATSCGHWRWLFFIFGTLSLIGVAVSYFFLHDEHHGAADQEQPLDRAGILLSVFLAAASAVSFIFLQKWGLSSGYVWIGFGVTLCLLIGLLIVEYKVKNPFISIKLMLLPKPVLGLLIIAAGTITVAVSLSAFQGLLRQMYDISQEHLILLSLTLLIGVAIAAILSALLYDKVGPGMLGIIGGLILVFVNFQWLHIQDRSSLYMFAALFIMLAAGTGLTVAAGLMGAAMGGPLPDLVKRMTAVQFLRLFVYMGVPILIGFFTKKDAARQSGSVQDSMMTAYHDLFFISFILSVLLVCLSFCMNATGMGHKLAHKPHDKAKTAPEKPAVSAQGLSKATVKSYKVINDTEYRNALRNLQK
- the rhaR gene encoding transcriptional regulator of the rhamnose operon (RhaR / l-rhamnulose-1-phosphate) (Evidence 1a: Function from experimental evidences in the studied strain; PubMedId: 11496004, 26712933; Product type r: regulator), with translation MLVAERQQKIVEIVNMRSSIRVSELSDIFSVTEETIRRDLEKLEKEHKLSRSHGGAVSIQQKESEIHFSEREITNVIEKKAIAHEAAKYVKSGDRIILDASTTAWYMAKILPDIELTVITNSMKAAIELSNKENISVISTGGILLEKSLSFAGPLAERSLETYHVNKTFLSCKGFDVHNGMSDSNEWQALLKKRMIERSDQTILMADSSKWGNREFSHIASLQDVSRLITDSGLDPASVKALEDKKVKVTAVPLSKRG
- the cdoA gene encoding cysteine dioxygenase (Evidence 1a: Function from experimental evidences in the studied strain; PubMedId: 10939241, 15699190, 16855246, 25307852, 26590284; Product type e: enzyme), translated to MELYECIQDIFGGLKNPSVKDLATSLKQIPNAAKLSQPYIKEPDQYAYGRNAIYRNNELEIIVINIPPNKETTVHDHGQSIGCAMVLEGKLLNSIYRSTGEHAELSNSYFVHEGECLISTKGLIHKMSNPTSERMVSLHVYSPPLEDMTVFEEQKEVLENS